The window CCTCTGATGGTGTCCGGCTACGGGTTAGGGTGGAGGGCGCCGACGCCTTTCAGGCTCCGCTCCCTCCTCCGTGTTCCAACTTTGTCCGGCTGCGGGGGGGGCATAATCCGAGTGGTGGTACGGATCCCCGCTTCACCCAGTCGGAATGGGATGTTCTGGAACCAAATGAGTGTGAGATTTTTGAAGATAATGCTCCCGTTGTCACTGTCAGAAAGATGCGGAGGAGGTTCGTGCGATGGGTGAGGGTCCCCTGGATGCTGCTAGCCTTGGGAAACCTGCTGCCATGGGCACTCCAATCTCCGGAGTTTGCTCCAATCTACCAGTTCACCCTCAGTCTCCCACCTTCTCTGGCATTGAAGACTTGCCCGTGTTCCCTTCCGGTCCCGATGGGCCTGCTGTGTCCAAGAAGAAGATAAAATCCTCGGTCAAAAAATTCTCAGCCAAAAGTAGGGCCTCCTCAGGCTCCAAGCATTCTACGATGGGCCTGGCACGCTGTCTGGACAAGGATTTGGGGGCAGCGTCGAGTTCTGGCCCGGTGCCAGCCTCCCCTACGGCGTGTTCTCTAGTGCTCGCTCGCCCGCATCCACGGCTCGCAAGGGATGACGCGTGCAGGATTCCGGAGAGTCGGTGGCGCTGCGAGTTGAGCGGCGTGCAGCAGCGAGGGTTCTTCCTCCCTCAGGTATGACGCCCCACCTGTCCCCTCCTTCTTCCCCGATTTGTCTCGTTTTACCCTCGCTTTTGGATGATCATCTGCTGCATATTTTATCGGATGTGGGTGTCTCTGTCGATCCTGATTATGTCTCTCCTTCTCGGATTCTTTCTGTTATTAGGGCTAATGAGTTGGCTCAAGCGGCCATTGCCAAGGCCAAAGAGACTGCGGCCTCTACCAGTGCGAGCGCCGCTGCTGGGCAAGAGGGGGAGCGTGACGGATGGTTGTGGCCAGTCATCTCCCCCTCCCACCCACAAGAAAAGGGGTCGGATCAAATGTTCTAAACCCTGCATTGTCCCTTGCAGGTCCAGTCTTCGCATTAAGAACCTATCCTTTAAATGAAAGCCTTGTTTTGGAACATTAGGGGTTTCGCCGCTAGGGGGCGACGAGACCAGATTAGAGATGTTGTTAGGGGCGAAAATATTGACATTTTAGGGTTGGTGGAAACCTACAAAGATTCATTCTCTCCTTTTGAGCTTTCGTCAATAGCGGGCATGGACAGATTCGACTGGCACTTCCTTCCTGCCTCTGGTCACTCTGGGGGAATTCTTATAGGGTCTAAACGTGACATGTTTGAATTTGTTACCTTCGATCATGGCATTTTTTGGGCAAGATTGTGGTTCACCACAGGCAGCTTAATACTCTATTGGAGTTTATGGCCCTGCTGACCATTCTCTTACTTCTATCTTTCTTGATCAACTATCAAACAAGATTGAGTCTTGTACGATCCCTATTGTAATTGGTGGTGACTTTAATCTCTTATGTTCGCCGGCTGATAAAAATAATCTTAATTTCTCTTGGACCCTCGCCAATGCTTTTAATGACTTTATCAGTAACTGTGCTATCCGCGAGCTCCCTAGGGTGGGGGCCCTTTTTACTTGGTCTAATCATAAGGTTAATCTCGTTCGGTCGGTGCTGGATCGGGCCTTTGTGTGTGACAGTTGGGACACCCTATTTCCCCGTGCCTCCCTGAAGGCTAAACCAGCGGTCGGTTCGGACCATGCCCCCCTAATTTTGGATGTTGGCCTTAACCTCCCTCTGTCCTCTTCTCGTTTCCAATTCGATGCGTCCTTCCTTCTAGTAGAAGGGTTCCCGGGTATGCTTGCCACCAAGATTTCCTATATCCTCTCTGCACACCACCGGTCCTTTGGCCCCATGGATGTTTGGCACAAATGCTCGTATGAGTTGCGCAGATTTCTGAGAGGTTGGTCTCGTAATAGAGCCGCCGAGCAACGCAGGGAGAAAAATACTTTAGAATCCCAACTTAGGGACGTAGATTGTTCTGCGGACTTAAATGGGCTCTCTGACCATGAGTGGGCTACCCGGTACTCCCTAGAAGATTCCTTGATGCAGTTGCATCAGCAGGTAGAGATTTACTAGCGTCAGCGTGGTACCCCTATCTGGACACTTAAAGGAGATGCCATGACGGCTTATTTTTTTTGCCATTGCTAGTGGCAAAAGAAGAAGATGCTTCATTGATAGCCTCATCATTAACGGTGTCAGGACCTCGGATCAATCCCTCATTGTGAACCACATTGTTGAGTTCTTCTCTTCTCTCCTTGGGGCTAAGCAGGAGTCTGGTCTTACTCTCTCTACTTCTTTTTGGGACAATGATAATAGGATCTCGGATGCCGAGAATGCGGCTTTAATGGTTCCCTTGTCTGATGAGGAGATTTGGGAGGTCATTAACTCGGCCAATCCGAATGCGTCCTTAGGGCCTGATGGTTTCTATATCCCCTTCTTTAAGAAATTCTGGCCTCGGCTACGGGTGCTGGTTTGTCAGATCATCCAAGGTTTTTGTTTGGGCACTATGGACATCTCTTGTCTTAACTATGCTGTCATTACTCTCATTCCTAAAGTGAAAGGAGCTGATCTGATTTCTCAGTTTAGACCTATAGCTCTTATTAACAACTTTGCTAAGTTTCCTGCTAAGGGGTTTGCCACCCGCCTCTCCCCTATTGCTCATCGTACCATCAACCCTTTTCAGTCTGCCTTCATCAAAGGTCGGTTCATCCTTGATGGGATCCTTTGTCTTCATGAGATTGTTCATGATCTTAAGATTTGAAATTCTAAAGCCGCTATCCTGAAACTAGATTTTGAGAAAGCCTACGATTCGGTGAGCTGGCCTTTCTTGAGAAAGTTTCTCCTGGCCAAAGGGTTTGAAGGATCGTATGTTCACAGGATCATGCAGTTGGTCTCGGGGGGCCATACTGCGATCTCTGTTAATGGCCAGGTTAGTAAGTTTTTTGCCAATGGTAGGGGCTTGCGACAAGGTGATCCCGCCTCCCCTATCATGTTTAACTTTGTAGCGGACACCCTATCTCGTATTCTATCTAGAGTGTTCTCCCACAAACATATCTCCCCGGTCATCTCTCATCTCGTTCCTGAAGGGGTGACCCACCTGCAGTATGCCGATGACACCATCACTATGGTTGACTTAAATGACTCCTGCGTCGCGCACCTCAAGTTCATCCTTCTTTGctttgaagctatgtcgggtctTAAAATTAACTTCTCTAAAAGTGAGGTGATAGTAACTAGTGTTGATGACATCGAGGCTAAGCGGGTAGCCCATCTCCTTAACTGTAAACGAGGATCCTTCCCCTTCAAATATTTGGGTCTCCCCATCTCCCCGGATACGCTCCATGCGAAAGAATTCACCCCAGTTGTGTCTAAGGTTGGTAACCGGGTCCTACCTTGGCGAGGTAGATATAACACCAATGTCGGAAAAGTTGTGTTGATTAACGCCTGCCTTTCTTCCTTACCTATGTTCATCATGGGTTTTTACCTTCTCTCTGGCGGTACACATGCTGGCTTTGATAAGCATAGAGGGGCATTTTACTGGAATTCTGCAGATAACCGTCACAAATATAGATTTGTCAAATGGAAACTGATGTGTCGTCCCAAAAACCTTGGTGGGTTGGGTATTATTAGCACTGCCGTCATGAATCAATGTCTCATGATTAAATGGTGGTGGAAGATTATGACTGTAGGGGCCCACTCTCTATGGTTCCCCATTCTTAAAGCCAAATATTTTCCCCATTCTAGTCTGATGTTTGCCTCAGCGCGTGGAGGATCACAATTTTGGAAGGCTCTGGTAAAAGTGAAACCCCTCTTTCAGGCTAATGTTAAGTTCGTTGTGGGAGATGGTTCCTCCATTAGATTTTTGCTTGACTGGTGGTGTGGAGATTCACCTCTCTTTGTGACTTTCCCCACCCTATTTTCGTACTGTCCTAACCCGGATATTTCCATCGTTGTGCTAGCTGCGAACAACTGGGATTTGGCCTTCCGTCGATCTCTTTCCCCTGCAGAGTTTGAAGAATGGCAACATCTTACTGCCCTCTTCCCTACGCTCTCGGAGAATATGGATTCGGTGGTTTGGCCCCATTCTGCTTCTGGTCGTTTCTCGGTGAAATCTATCTATTCTAAACTTATTGGTGGATCCCCTACTAGCAGATTTTCCTAGGTTTGGAGGGCCCGGATGCCCCCGAAAGTTAAGATTTTTCTTTGGCAAGCCATGAGGGGACGGCTGCCAACGGCCGATCAAATTCACAAAAGGAATGGTCCGGGATCGGAGTTTTGTGCCCTTTGTGGTGCCTTAGAGGATACGAATCAAATTATATTCCACTGTGTCTTGGCTAAGTTGGTCTGCAGCTGTGTTAGAGAGTGGCTCCAGGTCTCTTGGGATCCCTCTTCCTTCCCTAAGCTCCGGGCCCTCGCTAACTCCCTGACAGGTGCTACCAAAAGGGTCTTTTGGGTTGGTTTGGGAGCGGTCTGCTGGTCCCTTCGGATGACTAGGAACAAGTTTACCATTGAGCATGTGTTCCCTACTAAACCTGCTGACTGCTTATTTAAATCGTGTGCTCTCTTGCAGCAGTGGAAATCATTGACTAAGGCGGAGGACCAGGATGCTCTGAATCTGCTGATATCTAAAGTTCGGGCCTCGGCATCTTCTCTCTGCAGACAGGAGCAGGATGCTTAGTTGGTTTTGCATTTTCTTTGGCTAGTATGGCTAGGCGTTTGAACGTTATCCGGCCTTCATGTCGTGTGCTGGCTAGGGTGCCATGTATCTCTCCCCGTTTTACTTTGGATGGGTCCATGTTTGTGGCTCATTCCGTCTTTTCGTACGCTTGGTTATGTCTGTTGACACTCTGCCTtgtggctttatttataaagtcgggcgcatgccttttctctaaaaagtatcatcataggcatggggtacaacgcaaacatggcaataacaagtgatatctccaccaaagttgcaaatacacatacaagtactagaatcaatcatcatgtgtaatgcaaagtaTGGGTCACAAAGCATGTCAATGGCATAGGAATGAGCAtctcatgcaaagtgaacatggcaatatgggcAAATGATACATAATGGAAaataacccataaccatgtgagggccatgtagaagaaatgcacGAAAATCTTGCACAAAGAGGGCGGGTGGTGGGTAAGCACTCCATGGTGGCGCACATCTtgattgctctctagagctcatTTCATCAACTCATGCGCTTGCGAAGTTGACAAATAagcatgggtacctacacaacaaATAGGCAAATGAAACAAAGTGTgtgcgtggtaaatgtacacatcatccatcatgatgtgtatgtgcacgttAGAGTTAGCACAAGACAAACATTGCTCAAAGAAATTTGAGGCACGGTAGAGAAAtttgtcatccatcatgaaataATAGTTGTTATGTATAATACGATGGGGACACAAATTGAGCATGCAATTATAGCAAGTGGGTGGCACAACAATAACATTTTTATTCCTGGGatgcatatggtgcacacaaTCATGGGAATCATGCAATTCATAGGATGGATCAAATTCTCCTAACATGTATGaagaaactatgggggtctcctcatgtgCAATAGCgcaatgtagcgaccagacctcaaatggcctgtgctgctgtgcaccattgtcatccctggatcagtaatgctgacacgcacagtaca is drawn from Aegilops tauschii subsp. strangulata cultivar AL8/78 chromosome 1, Aet v6.0, whole genome shotgun sequence and contains these coding sequences:
- the LOC141027960 gene encoding uncharacterized protein — protein: MDISCLNYAVITLIPKVKGADLISQFRPIALINNFAKFPAKGFATRLSPIAHRTINPFQSAFIKDFEKAYDSVSWPFLRKFLLAKGFEGSYVHRIMQLVSGGHTAISVNGQQWKSLTKAEDQDALNLLISKVRASASSLCRQEQDA